One Perognathus longimembris pacificus isolate PPM17 chromosome 13, ASM2315922v1, whole genome shotgun sequence genomic window, ttgttggtagtggtggttttgggggttttctttttggtgattaagacAAATGCTAAAGAAGGATTGTCAATGCCTCTTCAGCAACGGGAATCTCTCAAGAAAAGGGCTTGGCCACTTGCTATGGTTTTCCTGATTCCATCCTTGACTTCCTTGTTCCTCAGACAGTAGATGATAGGGTTGAGCATGGGAGTGAAGACTGCATATATTGCTGAGATCAGTTTGTTAGAATTAAATGAAGCAATGGCTCGAGGTCGGACATACATGAAGATCACAGCTGTGTAGAAGATGATGACCACTGTAAGATGAGATgcacaggtggagaaggcctttCGCTGTCCAGTGGCTGAGGGTATGTGCAGGATGGTAGAGACGATGAAAGCATAGGAAAGGATGGTGGCGGAGAGAGGAAACACAAGGATGACAATTGCTAGCACAAAGTCTACTGTCTCTGCCATGGATAAGTTCACGCAGGCCAGTTTGAGAATGGGTGACACGTCACAGAAAAAGTGATTTAAGATATTATTGCCACAGAAAGCAACCCGGGAGATAAAATAAACCTTTGCCATAGAGATGGTGAAGCCACTCACCCAGGAACTAATAGTCAGCTGTATACAAAAGCCTGTGGTCATCATGATGGGGTAGCGAAGAGGCCAACATATGGCCACATAACGGTCGTAAGCCATGGCAGCCAAAAGCACACATTCAGTGCAGGCAAGTGAGATGAAGAAATAGAGTTGGGTCATgcatcccaggaaggaaatggTATTGGGTTGAAGAAGGAATCCAGTTAGCATCTTAGGGACTGTGACAGATATATACCAGGCTTCCAGAAAGGACATTGTACCCAGAAAATAGTACATGGGCTTGTGCAGGGACCCAGTGACCCATACAGTGAGGATAATGACCACATTCTCTAACAGCACTAATAAGTAAGTgatgaggaagatgaagaagagcaGAATCTGCAGCCAGGGGGCAGTAGGGAAGCCTACAAGGATGAACTCACTAATGTTGGTGACGTTTTCTTTCCACATGTTAGGACCATCCAAAGACAATTTTTAATGATAATAACACCAAATTAAAGAGGAAGATCCACATTAGCAGCACAGAACTCTCAGGCTGCAGGTGCTTTGTTACAAAACTTTAGTGCCTAGTTACAATTGTTAACTGTAGGCTACAAATCCTCTCCAGAAAACCAAGGGACAGCACAAGTCCtgagaaccaaaaaaaaagagtcaagctaatcaaagcagaatcatgaagttGGATTCATGGTTTAGGTATTTGGATCTGGGTCAAGAAGATGTCTTCAAATGGTGCCAGTCTATTTCTTGATTTCAGAATCAGCTTCTAAGGCAGGAGACTAGGATGGCTGAAATAAGTTCCAATGATGGTTTAGCAGTAAGGTAAGGCACCAGGGAAGTTCAAAACCTGGAGAAAACAAAAGCATTCATCCAATAGGggaataaaaagaatagaaaaacctGCTCAGGAGAACCATTAATTATGGACTATTCTTCAGCTATGTTGGGTGTCTTTTGAAGACTCTGGCAATGATTCTCTGCTTATATGTAGGCTTGTGGCTTAAagaatttatgaaaaaaaaagggcTATACGTTTAGAAAGATTTAACATTATTTATATGGCTCCTATTAATACAAATAATagcctctccatccctccctccttcccttccaaccCATCAATGCATGTTTTTGTGTGTAATACTTATAGTGGTTGCCTCTTTATCTATAGGGCCTATATTCCAAGGTCCCTAGTGGAATTCTGAACCTGTGAGTAATATCAAacgatatacacacatatatgtatatatacatatacatatatacacatacatacacatatgctgtTTTACCTATATATAATATACCCATGGTAAAGTTGAATTTATAATTTAGACACAGAATGATTTCAACAACCAtagctaataaaataaattataaatagtaATATCCTAGAATGAAAGTCATCTTTTGAAATTGCTTGTTGTACTTACTATAGCTCTTAGCATCCTTGGCATATATTTTCTTCCCTTATTAAGTCAGTGACTTAATTTTCCACTTACATAAGTAGTTCATAGCTTTTTAGCATAGTCCAATTGTCAGTATTATTGGTGTTACACTAATGGTgtaattattttgtaaaatggGGGTGTTGGAACAAAAATTCTGTGGCAGTTTATCTGATAACCAAAGCACAGTTAAATGATGAAGAGAACAATGTATACAGTATGTATATTTTAAACACCAATGATTCATGGAAAAGTAGGAAAATTGACTCTATCATGTTAGTCAGAATGGTATGCAATTAACAACTTACGTAcagtttatttctggaattttccatttggtAATTTGGGCTGTAGTTAATTATGGGTAACTGAAACCATGGAAATGAAAAACACAACTAGGAGGtagatattcatatatatgtatatgtctaacatatatatatataatatgtatacacatataaggAAAGCATAAGCACATACTTGGGACAAATATTTGCAAAGTCCAAATTCAAGTCCATGATTTATTTGTGCCTAACTTGTTATTTGTGCCATAACCGTGTTCCAGGCTCTCCAGGGAAAAACGTATACTCTCAGATGGGTATTTACTAAACTTTCCACTGTCACATCATGAATGTCCACCCTCTGATATCTCTGCTTATTCTGTCCTTACTTCTCATCTTCTCTAGATCTCATGTTTCAATAAACTAAGTAATAGTTATTTAATTAATACATATCCATCTTTTTCTGTGAAATTCATTCATACATAGTTATTGGAATCTACAGTGTAATAAGCATTATTCTGGATACCTGAAATTAGTCAAGTAACAAGACACACAAAGACAAGTAAAGTCTATGAATTTGTATCCTAGAAGGATAAAACAGACAGTAAACAAGAAGTGCATTCAGAATATAAATTGGGACTACTGGGTGCATTGTTCTATAATCTCATTTCCTAAAACGGTGGAGTCtggaaagattgtggtttgaggccaagtATAATGTTAGTGAGCTTCGTGTCTCAATGAACAAAATGTATGACCCTActtgaaaaacaacaactagcaaacaaaacaaggctggggcatggctcaagtggtaaagcatctgcctaAGAAACatgtggccttgagttcaaatctcactattgctttaaaaatactttgatgGGCATAGATGATACTTTCTACTACTGCTACCTGTCAGACAAATTCAAGCCCTTCccattttaaaaatgttcatttttaaaaaattttatttattgttatcgtaaaggcaatatacagagggttacagttacataagtcagatagagtacacttctttttgagcactgtcactgcctccctcgctctctcccaggtttGGGACATGATAAGTTATACAGGTCTCTCAGCATTCACACagaatgagaccaaaggaagatatgcttaggagaggatcacaaaggagcAATAGCTACTACGTtcacctgatcatataaaatactatttgtctaaatgaactccaggaggtGGAAACaacaggttgttttttgttgctgtttttgttctctttcccttttgtccAGTTTGATCCTTTATCCGTCTTTGGAAggataagggggagcacagaaatggtaggatcaAGAGTGACCAAATGCAGCTgtgttactcactagacattatgctgaaaataaactgtacaaaatgttcattttaaattggtagcatgtaatcctagcactgaggagactgaggcaggatgtTTGTGAATTTGAGGTCAGACTTGGCtacacaacagcaacaaaaaacaataagaaattaATTTCCCACTCTATGGAATGACTCCTCACCCACTTCCCTGCATCTGTTAACTCTACCATGACCGAGTTGCTCCAAACACTGAGCTCAGAAAGCTTTCACTGAGAGGATAAAATTTAGACTGTTttgaagggaaaacaaaaaccagaaaacaaaaaggcatagaTAGAGTAAAGAGATGAAAAGTACAGGATGGAATGATTGAGAATTTGATTAGAAAGGACTGGTAGCAtgccaaagagaaaaggagagactgAAGGGTGGGGTTTCATCTGATTAGCTCTTAGACTTGTATCATATAACCTTCTaattattctccacatttccatctaGTCATACTGAGGaaaggagatgagtctcacttaCTTGTTCTCTAATAATAGCCTGAGCTCCCAACGTTTGTaagatttcaattttatttttcaacgTTGAGTAGGATGATAGGACAGTATTGCTCTATTGCTCTGGGCACGCTAGTGAAGCCCACATGGGATTACTGTCCTACCGTCCCTCTTGGTCAAATACTCGCTCACTTTTTCTATTTGGCCTTCATCATCTTCACTACTCACCTCTGCCTTGGCTATCTCCAACCTTATgtaaccaataataataataacgatGATAATAATATCTGACACTTGCTGGGTATATATCTTACAACAAAATATATATCAACCCCATTTGAAGACTAGCTCTTTAATCTCACAACAACCTAGGAAAACAGATTTTACTAGTCttgcatatttttaaatagattgACTAAATTCATATAAGTAAAAAGTAGCAGAGGAGTTATAATTTAAGACTGTCATTATGCAAAATACATATACTTTTTCCACTATGCAATAatctaactatttttttttttgaccagtcctggggcttagactcagggcctgagcactgtccctggcttctttttgctcaaggctagcactctgccacttgagccacagcgccacttctggccatattctatatatgtggtgctggggaattgaacccagggcctcatgtatacggggcaagtactcttgccactaggccatatccccagcccaataatctAACTTTCATTATTGCTTTCCACCACTGTTTATCTGACATCACATTCCTAATTCATACCTCAGATATTATGCATGCATAAtctgttcttttctattctgctctctctctctctctctctctctctctctctctctctctctctctctctcgcccgcTTGCTCGCTCTCTGATCTTTCCTTTTGATCTTTGACAGAAGTTTTATTTTGgtcaagtcttttttttcctatccaaATTCCACAGCAATAAATTTAGCTTTACCCTCAAACTGAACTGTTATAATGCATCTACAATTTTCAAAACCTAGTGAATGTCATTGTTTTTCATGACACATAATTTATGTAGCAATTTATGTAATACATTTCTGTAACGATTTAGACTTCCTAATATTTGGGACGTTCTGCACACAACCCTACTGTATCAATACTCTGAATCACCACCATACACTGACCACGGATCCAATCATTTACCAGCTGTGCCCCACCCATGGCCTAACTCAGAGCATATGTATCAGAGTAGAAGGTTGACTCCGAGGAGGAAGAGGGCTCACCTGTCCTGTCAAAGTTAAGAGAATTTGTGTACTTAACACAGAAAATGCTCTCAGTAGATTTtctcaggaaggaagaagaagctaAATGAACTAAACAGTGAAAACAAAAGGTGGAAGTTTTGGGGTGGAAGttagagttaaaaaagaaaataaaaatccaagtgCCAGCATTGAATAGTGGGCATGCACAGGAGGAGGCGGTGACCCACAAAAATGTTGGCAAAAATTCCACTGCCTCAGTGAAAACAACACTCACATAGCACTCCTATCTCTAGACTCAGTGACTTGCTGAAATATAAACATGAACTTGTGACTCACCAGTTTAAACCCACCCGTTTCAAGGCTGAATTCCTTCTACCGCAGAGTTTGACTCTCTCTATCTGACATCCACATTCCCTTACTTTCTAGCACTTATCCTTTCTTAGAAAATTGACCCAAGATGAATAATTTGTGTCTCTTCAGTGcagcattcttttttaaaaaaatacgtagCTGCACATATCATCTTTTATCCTAAATACTTTCCAACTCTCACCACCTGTCATGTGCCTATTCAGATTTTGTCTCTGTCAAACCTAGTCTACTCAGAACCTTCAGCTGAAACCACTCTGGATTTATAACATTTGGGATCTTACAGCATCATTTCATAATAGTATGCATAATGTTGCTTATCTATCACTACCCTCAGATTATGAACACCTTGATAATAACAGTTTTACTCTTTTaattttgcttgtcttttttatCTCTGCTATTAATGACAGGTCTCAATTCAAATTTAACACTTGCTAAGCAAATGATTTGTAATATTTAACTAAAAGGTATCTCACCAAACTGCCTTCTGCTTATTTTTCTTCAGGGACTTGGGAGAGCAGGACATCTTGGTTGAATCTGGCTTGGAGACTTCAATTCAGTTGTTCAGTGGTCAAGTCTGTGAGCAGGTGTCCTCAAGAACCTAGCCTACACTTACCATGCGTCGTTGTCATATTCCTTGAAAGGAATTGCAGGAAATGGACAGAAAGGCAAAGGGGcaagaaataaagcaaagattTTGGAGCAGTCGAACTTGAATGATGGAAAACTGCTTCTCTGTGAAGTTCAGGGACTCCACGCCTTTGGTGCTGGAACCATGCAAGATTCTAGGGTCCAgataaattacaaagaaataacAACTTATTACGTTATTGAATCAAGAACTAACGCAATACCACATCAATTTATATAGGTGAGATTTCCAAACTTATATTTCACAGGTTACTTCACAGCCTAGTGGATGCTCTTGCCGAATAAGAGCTTAAGATGAGAGCGATTCTGATATCTTTCTGTGCTTTTCCTCTGTCTTTTGTCTGTTCACCACttgcctctctcctttctcaggCTCACCCTGGCTGTCACTCCTGCTCTTGAGCTGTTTCACTGCAGCAACCTCTGCCAGCTTTGTCTGTTGACTCCTCCCCCAGACTTGAGCAGACAGAAAGTAGAGTTGGATACATCCCAACcttggtttccttcctttctctagtgAAACAACCATTGGCTTAGGACTTGCTCATTAAGATACTACTATGAGGGGATGCTGGTAAAAGCAGCAAAGCACACAGAAACAGTGACTTCACAGTAGTGATTGTGCATAGTGAGCTCTAGAGATAAGTAAAACATTGTCTCCACCTGCACATCAGATTCATAATTACTCTTACAAGCAGTTGTTCGTAAAGACAAAAGTTTTGTCTTCTATGCAGCCTAAGTTTGGCTCTTTCACCCTTTTAGATTTGATTCTTTCCTTTGAATTGTTTCAAACTGGTCTTCCCACTCCCATATTTTATAAATGAGCATTGAAAGTAACCTGGATTTAGCAGGAAGAATAGCCATCCTTAAAGAtcaataacaaaacaaatcagAATCTGCAGCCCAAGGCAGCAGGAGATAAGACAAAGTCTATGTGGAACAAGCAATCGATAGTATTTCTGCTGCAAATTAGAATGCAAACTTCTATATCCTCTGCCTCAATCTTCCCTTGTCTCTAATTACCATCAGATTAAAAAAACTTTAACAGCTGTGATTCGACTGTGGGTCTGAGGAAAAGAACAAGGAGATTGCTTGGGCTTTTCCAGGTCTACATATAAGGCTAATGGAATAAGAAATGACCTTGTATCCCAGGCCTAGACTAGGGTGAGTGACCAATAGAGGTTTTGAAGGCACAGATTTAAGGTGTGCAAAATGGGTCTTGGCCTCATACATCTTGGCCTTCCCTCTCCATACAACTCTATGAAACTAGTAAGTAAAATCCCAGTTACTTGActggtggatcatggttcaaggccagcctaggcataaagttAATGAACTCACGTTTCAATCAGTAAGTCCGCTGTGGTAATTAGCACACATGATCTCAGCTACATAAGATGACATAGATAgtaggattgtggtctgaggctagCCCAAGAAAAACAAGAGATACTATCTAAAAAGTAACTAAAGTAGAAGAGAgtttggggcatggctcaaatggtagactacctgcctaggaagtgtgaggacctgagttcacacctcagttctgccaataaaaaaaacaagactgtaaaggggggggggaaggctagCATGTGAAGTGATCATAGTTGAAGTTACCAGACAATATTtggaggtgggttttttttttccatttttctgttagatactcatatttaaaaataagatgaataaAGATTAATAAGGAAAAGTTGGTCTGCCTTGGACAACATCCACGTAAATACATATTCAGTAATGAAATTCATGAGCAAGAGTAAAACTTatcataatttataaaattatttttacagagATAGTCTTATTAAGTTAAGAGTTACTTTCAAATATaggtgaaataatttaaaatgttaactaAGATCATGGTTATAGATATAACTGGTCATTTTATGGGGTTGATATAATACTGTACCATGAATAATTAAGAAGAAATATGtttttacatttataaggtttacaaattttttaaacttacttGCTAATAGTTGAAACCATGTAACTCTGGGATGTTTCAGAACATTTACAGGATTATCAGTTAATCCACTTAATTTTTCAACAAGAAACTTCAGAATTCTtataacatataatttatttaCCACACATCCTTCAGTCAGCAAGATAACTAAGGTTACCTCTATCTTTAAAATGTAAGAATGCTATGGTTAAGGCCACagaaccatctgagaataagtgaaagaagccatttGCAGAAAACCAAGTCCATGGTGAACTGGGACTAATCCACAAtaaactctccacaagaatgctaccTAACTTAACCTTTCTAACAACTCTATATCATTGCTATTTCCTGTTTTATAGcaagaaaagcaaataataatTATCCTGGGGTGACTCTGTTACTGGCATTCTGTTACAAACAATGCTATCCACTCTAGTCCCCTGGAACAGAAAAGGATTTGGTTCTTGTAAATTATTTGAGGGGACCTAGAGAATTCTTTAGACATATTAGCTGCAAAGCTTCCTTGTCTTAGCCACAGTAGAAAaagttgttgctgttgctgcttgcttcagaactttttttttttttttttttttttttggccagtcctgggccttggactcagggcctgagcactgtccctggcttcttcccgctcaaggctagcactctgccacttgagccacagcgccgcttctggccgttttctgtatatgtggtgctggggaatcgaacctagggcctcatgtatccgaggcaggcactcttgccactaggctatatccccagccccgcttcagAACTTTTGATGACAAAAATCCCAATGGATGCCTAACACCCTGACTTCCGCATCGGACTTGTGTGTGATCCAACATCTCATGCAGAATCTATATGTGAGTGATTTCATACagtatttgtcttccctggcTTATTCCACATAGCACAATTTCCCCCAATTTTATCCATTTTAGCCCCAATCACTGGGACTACCCCTTTCTAGTGGCAGAATTTTCAAGAGAATAACTTTTAATGATGGATTGGAAAGAAAGAGGACTACTACAAAAAATAATTATGCACTGGTATATTTCAAATTTGCTCAAAGATTAAATTTTAAGTGCTTTTAGCATAAAATAAGTGGGGTATCAGATTTCTTAATTGTCATGTTTTAATCTACATTGTAAATCTATGTCAAAATATCATATTGTACTTTATTGATATAGTCAATTATCATTCTTACTAATTGTATGGAAAGTATCAGCACTATGGCTATAAGTTAAAAGATTCAcagcacacatatatgtacctacatatatacatatataatatttatatgtgtaaTATTATACATGTTTGCCATTAATTTTCTGATTTGCGATATTAGCAAGTTAACTGTAATGGACTCAAGAAAGATTATGAGAAGAAGagttattttttattacaaataCTAAGAACAATAACCCATACATTATATGTTTACTGATGTTAACCTATTTCAAGGTACTCATAAATATTCACAGTTGTTAATAATAGTGTACACTTAAACTGACAAATAagtgctatttttttccttttcctgtactGTGGTTCTTTAGCAATTCAGGTCTGTGAAGTAGTGCTGAGAATAAACAGCACCATAATAAATGTCACAAAATGAAGCATGATGCCTAGGATGAGCCCAGAAGGAGGCACTAACCGCCCCCCAAAGTCTTCTTGATAGCATTCTTGACTTCCTGGTTCCTTAGGCAGTAGATAAAGGGATTCAGCATAGGTGTGAGGACTGCATATACAGCTGAGATGAGTTTGTTGGAATTAAATGATGCAATCGCTCTGGGTCGAACATACATGAAAATCATGGCTGTGTAATAGATTATGACCACAGTGAGGTGGGATgcacaggtggagaaggccttcctccttccctgggtAGAGGGTATGCGCAGAATGGTGGACACAATGTAGACATAGGAGAGGACAGTGGTGATGAGAGGAAAAACAAGAATGACGATGGCCAAAGCAAAATCCACTAGCTCAGCTGTGGACATGTCTTTGCATGCCAGTTTGAGGATTGGTGAGATATCACAGAAAAAGTGGTTCATGACATTGGAGCCACAGAAAGCAACATGTGAGATAAAGTAGACTTTGATAACAGAGACTGTGAAGCCACTCATATAGGAGAGGGCCACCAGCTGCATACAATAACCTGTCGTCATGATGACTGGATATCTGAGAGGatggcagatggccacatagcgatcaTAGGCCATGGCTGCCAGGAGCACACATTCTGTGCAGGCCAGTGAGATAAAGAAGTAGAGCTGGGTCATGCATCCAGTGAAGGAGATGTGTCGTCTCTGTAGGAGGAATCCATCCAGCATCTTGGGGACTGTCACTGAGACATACCAGACTTCCAGAAAGGACATGCTACTCAGGAAATAGTACATGGGCTTATGGAGGGAGCCAGTGACCCAGACAGTGAGCATGATGACAAGattctctgctatgactagcaGGTAgaccagaaggaagaggaagaagagcaggaCCTGCAGCCATGGGGCGGTAGGGAAGCCCACCAGGATGAACTCACTGACCACTGTGATGTTCAGCTCCAGCATGACTACCAATAGTGCAAATAATGCCCAATATTATCATTAGACATAATAATTATTTCTAATGCATATGTCATCAGACAAAAACCCCACAATATTTTAGTAATTCAGTCTCTACTGAAATGAAATCTGTTCATTAGAATCTCTTCTTTAATGTAATGCAAGTATTTTCCATCCAAGTATTTTTGTAAATGAAACTCTCATTGAAGCTAAAATTCACTTTCACCTTGTCACAGTGATTGGTATGTCAAGATTCCCATCACTCCTAGCTCCTTTGTTAATGATGAAACATCTATTTGTCACTTCCATGTTGATGCTATTCTGTCTTTAACTTGGAAATTACTGAGCAAATCATTTATTCCTTCCTGAAATGAAACATAGAGCATAGGATTAGAAAATCCTTCACGTGTTTAATATTTGAGTGATTCTTTAGCTGAATTTTTTGACCTGGCACAATTTCTATAAATTAAATTCTGAGGATACTTTTAAATTTCAGTATTAGAAATAGTCTTTCGGGAGATATTTGCAAAAATGGGGTAAAGCAGCAGTTCATAAGCAGTTGCTTTTCAGTACACACTCTTAATGCATGACCATTACTCTCTCTGTACAATAGTCCTCCAGAAGTCAAAAATCTTGTTCATCATGTCTATGATTCAAATGCCTAGTCCAATGATTAGAAAATACATGGATATTAGATATGGAAAAAAGTAAATCAATATATTAATGGAGAGTTGAGAAATGAGAGGTAGAAAAATTATCCTTGGTTTTCCATTTGCAGGGGGGCACATTATCTATTTCTCTATCATCTCTAAAGCTATCAGGGTGCATATCTTTGACAGCTTCAGGTCTTGCACTCTCAAGATACTTCCGTAACAAGCACACTCATTCATAAAGTCTGATCCGTAGAGCTGAGCTATAATCTCCATTCACTGGTGGGCTAGCCATTGTCTCAGACTCTGGTTCAGTGGGATGAAGAAAGGCAGAAGGACTCAGGTATGCAATAAAAGCACAGGTGTATCTTTTCATGCCGGAAGGCAGTGatttgtgtgtggatgtgtggatgtaaGCTAGTCTACCTAACTAATCACTTATTCTTAGAGCTTGCTGCTGCCATAGACCTTTGCTCCTCTTTCTGCCAAACTCTCATCCATCATATTGTTCTCTGTGGCACACAGAAAATGGTAGATGGGTCAGAGTTCACTCTGCTAGGCCCTAGAGTTCTAACCCTGAGTTCTGTAGTCCTAGTTCATTACAATGTATTGAAGGCTGAAATGCTAAAGTACGTGTTATTAGCACCACTATCTTTTCAGAGCAGCAAACATAGACTTAGCTCAGCACGGATGGCTAGGTTCCAATTTACACTTTCCTCTCTGAGCAAGTTTCTTAGTGAGGGTTCTTACACTAATTTGTCAATGCTTTTAGGAAAATGCTTTACATAGAAAAAAGGAACTTGTTTGAGGCCTGACAATAACCAGTTTTATCCAGTAGGAAGCAGCACCAATAGGAAGCAGCACCAACCAAGAAGTTTCCACTCATAAAGTCATGCATAGCAATCTATAATCCCTTCATCAGTCGCACCATTTACCACACACTTGCTTCTGCATAGAATGGAAGACTTCTGGTTTTAGAGTCAGAGaaagttttcagttttgtttacATCACCTAACTAGCTATGTCATACAGAATGAACAAGTAGGCATTCCCATACCTTTTCCTGTGGAAAGATTTTGTTTCCATTAAGAAACTCCTGTAGCAGGGTGCCTGTTGCTCATActcagaagaggccagaagtggtgctgcggttcaagtagtagagcactagccttgagcaaaagaagctcggggacagcgctcagatccagagttcaagccccaggaccagcaaaagaaaagaagaaaaggagtgaaaaaagaaacacttaCATTACTGGAATGTATtgtgagaattgaatgtgacaatGCACCACAGGATTTGACCCATTGTTGTCCTCTATAGGCTACTATCATGTCACATACTGGACCAACACATGTTCACTTAACTGCAAGTATCCATGTTTCACTCACATATACTCATAAACATGCACCTTTTTCCTCCTTATTCACTTTCCTGTTGACTTCTGGGGAACAAAACAGTGCAAACTTGTTAGAGAATAGGATTATAGAATCTATCAAAAAATCTCTGAGTTACAGATCTGAAGCCTCATTcctaacttaatttttaaagagatttttacTACTAATGTATACTCTTGTTTCCctcatattttctccatttttgcaGCAATTGTACCGTTAGTACATTTGAGGtttaaagaacataaaaatgCAGAATCCTCATTTTATTGTCTTTGATGTAGAAGGAGAAGCACCAAGTGTTGTTATCTCTTTGGTAttctagatttttaaaagaagaaaaacatttttgtcaTGCGCTAGAACTACCTTTTCTAGTTACAAATGTCCTTGATCTAAGGACAACA contains:
- the LOC125362416 gene encoding olfactory receptor 6 — encoded protein: MWKENVTNISEFILVGFPTAPWLQILLFFIFLITYLLVLLENVVIILTVWVTGSLHKPMYYFLGTMSFLEAWYISVTVPKMLTGFLLQPNTISFLGCMTQLYFFISLACTECVLLAAMAYDRYVAICWPLRYPIMMTTGFCIQLTISSWVSGFTISMAKVYFISRVAFCGNNILNHFFCDVSPILKLACVNLSMAETVDFVLAIVILVFPLSATILSYAFIVSTILHIPSATGQRKAFSTCASHLTVVIIFYTAVIFMYVRPRAIASFNSNKLISAIYAVFTPMLNPIIYCLRNKEVKDGIRKTIASGQALFLRDSRC
- the LOC125361970 gene encoding olfactory receptor 6-like translates to MLELNITVVSEFILVGFPTAPWLQVLLFFLFLLVYLLVIAENLVIMLTVWVTGSLHKPMYYFLSSMSFLEVWYVSVTVPKMLDGFLLQRRHISFTGCMTQLYFFISLACTECVLLAAMAYDRYVAICHPLRYPVIMTTGYCMQLVALSYMSGFTVSVIKVYFISHVAFCGSNVMNHFFCDISPILKLACKDMSTAELVDFALAIVILVFPLITTVLSYVYIVSTILRIPSTQGRRKAFSTCASHLTVVIIYYTAMIFMYVRPRAIASFNSNKLISAVYAVLTPMLNPFIYCLRNQEVKNAIKKTLGGG